The Equus caballus isolate H_3958 breed thoroughbred chromosome 28, TB-T2T, whole genome shotgun sequence region ctctttctgagacTGCTTTGTCTCCTGGGGCTGAAAATGGCTCCAAGCCAAGCCTGAGCCCTACATTGGTGCTAAATAACAGTTATTTGAAACTGTTACAGTGGGATTATCAGAAGAAAGAATTACCAGAGgtgagtgatttttttcttccctcaagTTTCCCGATATTTTAAAGTTCTAACTGTGAATCAGCTGGTCTGTGTTGCACGTGGTTTAATGACTTTACTGAAATCAGATAAAAATGGGCATTTGGATGCAACACTgcttgttttacattttcatggTATTGagcttccttttctatttttatgttttaaataaatatgctAGACACTCATGACAGATGGAGCACGTCTTCAGGAACTGACAGAAAAGCTGAATCAATTGAAAGTTATTGCCTGCCTGTCACTAATTACCAACAACATGGTAGGTGCTATTACAGAAGGCCTACCTGAGCTTGCAGACAGGTTAAAAAGGATTTCAGCTGTTCTCCTTGAAGGCATGAGCAAAGAGTAAGTTCCAAGTGTTTTTATCTGCCTACCCTTGTATGTGTTTCAGAGAATGTGAATAACCTTGGGCATCTGGATGTGATATTCAGGACTGTGCTTTAGAGAAGCTTATCTTACACcttctttttctagaatttcttttaatatctCTGAAGGCTTACATGTCCTTTCATAGGAAGGGAGAGGTCTTTTCCATGACCAGTGCCAGGGTGAGTGTAGTATTTCCACTTAGGATGGGTGTGTGCAAAAACTTCTTTGACAGGGctgtggaaaaaacaaacaaaacctagaAATCCACTAAGCTCAGTGTTTAAAATACCCTGTCAAAGAGGCTTTTCAGATTAAGTTGGTCTGATTCCACCATTTTTCTGTAGTGAAATGTTCACCAACTTCACTGACCCAGCCTGCTGTGAAGTCTTTAGAAGAGGTGACATCGCTGTCCATTAAAGATGTTAAACAAGTCCAGGAAaggatctattttttaaaaaattcattcccAGTATCATACCTTCATTAAATACTAGAATCCCATTTAGAGCATCCTGTTGGGAATCCTGTCCAAGACAGAAGATTCCTAATCTTAGTCAATGGCCAGATTTTCCTGTGGTCTTATATGAGTTAACTCCTGCTGCTGGTCCCCCTTTCAGGTGTTTTCAGGGACTTGGACTCCTTATTCCTCTCACTGAGGGGAGATGCTCCCATCCTTCTATACTCCCACCCGTTACTCAGACAGCACATGAATTCCCTGAGAAAATCCTAGAATAGTAAGAGCCAAAAGGAGCCCGAGTGGTCACAGAATGCAGAGTGCTCATTttgaactgaagctcagagagagaaTAGGATTTGCCTTGGGCTGCAAAGCAAGAAAGGGAATCCAAGGCCTGGGCCCTGGCCTGACGGCCTCGAGTGCTGCTGACTCTGGTGTGAACCTACCAGGCGTGGCTGCTTCACACTCAGCCCAAGACCTGTAACCAAAAGAAACCTCTGGTTTTGCTTTTGGTCTTACCTTAGTGTTTCCCCACACGAGGTAACCATTACTTTCCAGAAACcctttattaataaataaagtcATTAGTGATCCCCCAATGCTGCTTAAGTATTTTTATACAGCATATAGCAAAGTGGTTACTAAGAGGACAGACAGGCaggggtttgaatcccagctcggCTGTGGTTGGTTATACCTTGAACAAGTTCCTGAATCACCCTGAGCCTCGTTGCCTCTTTTGCAAAAAAGGAGTAATAATTGTACCCATCTTGGAGTTGCGAGAACTCAGGATGATTCATATGAAACACTTAGTATAGGTGTCCAGGACATGGTAAATGCTTGATAAGTGTTAGCTGTTAGTAACTATTTAGTTGTTATATCATCCTCTTCACAGTTGCTCTGCCTATCTGGTtgtattattgttttgtttaaacTGCCCCCCCCCCAACCTGTGTTGGGAAATGAATATAGTTAATTCTCAATTATCCTCATTGTGGATGGGATAATAACATTCAGAATATAAAAAAGCAGATGGTTCCAAGTGATCAGGAGACCCAGGTGTCATTTACATTTGGTTTGATGAAGCATCTTGAAAAGTAGCAAGAATTTTGCCGCCTTTATTGTGAATAGGAGGCCATAGTTTAtgctaaaatttgtttttttctttagcctgAGAACTCACTGATTAAAATCAAGAGAAAGCTAAGGCAGTACCTTGTGGTAGGTAAAAGTCAGGAGGTAAAAATTTTGTCATAAATATTCTATCTTTCAGTTGTAGAACCCCAAAGGCAGGTCCAATGTGATTTATAACAAATTCCAGACAAGGCAGAAACACCAAGGacttgttattgttgttaatgatgataataatgataaacagtttttctcttcttctcattAAGCATTTACTACATGCCTGACAGTCTGCCAAGAGCTGATATAGTCACATAGCAAGTTTAGTGGTGGagtcaggacttgaacccaggtctgcctgacacCACAGCTTATGCTCTAACCACTATATTATGCTGCCTCCTGTTGTTGGgcctttctctcattctttaatTCCCATTTTGAGCAGAGCTATCTTAAGGACCCTTTCTGGATAGTGAGATGCAGTTTTCAATGATCATTCCCCAATAGTGAGGACCCAACAAATGCACTTTCTAATTACCCTTTTTTCCTTACCTATTAAATAACCCACTGCTAATTACTTTCTACAATTTTCTGGACTCTATATATTTGGATTATTGATCAGTTACTTGAAAGTAGCAATGAGAATGAACTTCTTATCTTTATGGTATTGACCTTTGAATATcttcatttcttgtttttcattgGTGTTATAGATTTCCTGCTCAGGCATGGATAAAGGAATTGATTCTACCTCGTTTtccaagctaaaaaaaaaaaaaaaaaaaaaatccatgaatgAATCCACTCAGACTAAAGGGTTTATTTTAAGAAGTAAATAggtattttgtttccttttctgatagCCCTGCATGAAAATGGGGTTGCAGACTTATTTTCAGGGACCATATTTTTCTGTCTGTGCTGTCCTATTTAAACACTACCTACAGAATTGAGTGGTTGAGtagttttaagtatttaaaaatatactacatatAAGGGTTAGTGGTTGGAAGGAGTTACTGTTTTCTAAGTACATTCTAATAGAAGTAATTATTGTATTTATAGGAGAAAGTTGGTAGATATTTGAAACAAGTTggtatattaaaaagaaaaactgacaaacaaaaacTATCTCTGATgggattttgtcttttgttttctaggACCTTTAACTTGAAGGAAGTCCTGAATTCTATTGGTGTTCAGACTTGTGTTGAAGTTAACAAGACCCTGATGGAGAGAGGTTTACCCACTTTAAATGCTGAGGTTCAAGCTAATCTTGTAGGTCAATTTTCAAGCATCGAAGAGGAGGACAATCCTGTCTGGTCTTTGATTGGTGAGTCCTCATGTTTTTATTGGTTTCTGCTTCAATTCCGATTTGCTTTAACTTGCTGGTCTTGACCAATAAATGTCCatcaaattttagttttaaacagGTTACCTGCTTCTTTTGGAgaacaaatattgaaaatatgaagaaagtattaatattttcaaagatttaggACTCATTGCTTCTTCTCTGTGTAGTGGGCAGGGGATGCTTCAGGGCCTTCCATCTTCCTATCAAACCAATagatttttacaaagaaaataacataatGCTGCTGGTAATGTTAAAATCCTAGATCAATACAGTGATCCAAACCAGCTGGCAGTGTGTTCACAGAAAGTAGATGTTGGTTATGCTGTGAGCTAGCCAAAGCGAGCTGAGGCCCCTTTCTTGGTCAGGCTTCAAGAGACAAAAAGTAAGAAGGCTGTGGAACTGGGAGGCAAGTGGGTGGGCTTTTTTGGTACCTGATTGCTAAAAAAGTGAACATCTTGGTGTCAACTTTTATTGGTGAGTTGGGAAATGGAGAATGTATCAGTTAGGACTTTTTCTGTTACCTGTGACAGAATCTAAACTTCTAAACTagctcaagcaaaaaggaaatgtattttctcatataACTGAAAAGACCAGAGGGCTGACTGCAGGTACAGCTTCGTCAGAGCTCACACTGTTGCCAGCCCTAgtttccccacctccctccctcagcaCTAGCTTCCTCTGAGCTGGCTGCACAAACAGTCTCTTCCTGTCATAGCAAGGTGGCTTCAGCTCTGACCTACATCTTCCCATGTTTAAGTTAGGTGCAAAACAAGGAGTCGGCTTCCCTGTCGGCTCAAATGACCCCAGAATTGAGTCTCATTGGCTCCAGTTGGCCTGACTGTAGGTCATGTCCCATTCTTGAGTCAGGCATGGTGGCCAGAGGGGAAGGAACTCAGGCCCAAGATGTTGTTCAGTTCCTGGAGGCACAGTGAGTCAGCTTCACCTGTAACACCTGGTCTGAGAGTAGAGAAGAGAGAATCCCCCCAAACAAAATCAGGGTGCTGTGGCCGTAAGAAGGGGGAGAGGGTGATGTGGGGCACAAAGCAAGTGTGTACTACAGAGGGCGGGGAGTAAAACTAGAAGGCGGAAAAGAGTGTGGAATTAGCATATCCTAACATTCCACGGCTAATCTGCAAGTTTTCAAAATACATTGACTTCGCCAAGAATACAGATACTTGCtgttatttatttcctctcaaaATAGTTTCTCTCATCCTTATCCCTGGGTGCATGGAATGCTGGACATCTAGGCCACACAGGCCACTTAATAGCTCAAagctgccacccctcccccagaaaAGAGCCATGCTGGTGTGCAGCACtgcaggctgctgagaagtgacAGCTGATAACAGGAGCAAGCACAGCATAACCACAGCCGCCCGTGGCTGAGCCCTCCCTGTGTGACCTTCACTGCCGACATGCGTCTGTCCTCACAGCCTCTAATCTCCAGCTGAACAGCTGATAGCTGGGAGGTTGTGTTCCTTGGAGGAAGAGGGCAGACTGCAGTCTCTGCCACATCCTGCTAGCCCCCAACGAGAGTGCAGGCCTCATGAGGACAGGGTGTTATATCCCCGTACCATGCTGGGCCCATTGatgacactcaataaatatctgtgggAGGGGGGAATGCCTTGGAGACTTGGAGTGGTTAAGGAGCTCTCACCTGAAGGCACATAACCAGCCGGCTGCAGAGTCAGGATTCTCCTCGAGcctttctgactccagagctcgTATTCTTTACTGCTCTGGTTGGCATTGCGGTCAGAGCTGGAACCCTGCTGCTTGTTGGCAGGGTGGCCAGAGCATCTCTGTGCCCTTGCTCTAGATAAGGGAAGTACTTGCAATGTCAGAAGGGAGAGGGAAGCTAGGAGCCAGGAGATGCCACACCCAGAGGTGGCTTCTCAAAATCCGGTGAAGCAACTTTTTTCCACCCAGCCATCCCCAGTCCAACGTTCCTGTTCTTTTGTAAATTGAAGGGATTTTTTAACCTCATTCAGAGTATTGTTGCCTAGCAACTCGGTTGACTCACTTGAGGGTGTCTCCTTTGGCTCTGGAAGCCAAGGGCACGCCTTTGGCAGGGACTCAGTGCGGCTGCTCCTAACTGGACAAGCGCTTCTGTCACTTTAGTCTTGGCCTAAAAACTGACTCGTCTACAGAGGAGACAGAACCACTTGTAAGCATAATAACAATTTTGAAAGAGTTTCATTCTTTAAATAATCTTGCAGGAAAGTGTTTGGATTGTATCTGCAATGAAAATAGACCTGGGCTCCTGAGTCACGCAGCCCGTCTAAGGGGAACTTTAGTACACAGTGGACTCTTACTTTTCTGCCTGCAGAGGAGTTAGAATAAATTAAGCAGTTAGAGGGATCCCTGGGACAAAAGAAGGACTAGACCAACCTTAGCTATGGAAGATatagaaaagttttctttcaaaCCAATACCAAATGCATACCAAAACCaggtaaaaattatttatagattACCCACTGTGAGGATTATTTGCGTGCTTATAGccatgtacatttttttaaaagtagttttcagTTACACAAGTGATACCTACATGAATAATTTCTTCTTGCTGATAAGTTACAGACAAGGCCCCAGTCATCTTTgactgcctcctccagccccgtTCCGGCCTGACTCCCATTGCTCTCAGTTTGGTGTTGATCTTTTGAGACCTTTTCATTCTATTGAAGAATGCTTTCGAGTTTGGGCAGAGATGAGGAGAGGTGGAAGGGCATTCTAGTAAGAGGAGACAGTCTGGCTAAGATGGGGACATGGGACTTTGGGAACTTTGAGTTCTAGGATAGATCTGCCTGGAACATGTGACTTTTGGGAAGAGTGTTTGGAGGTAAGTTTCGTTGATGTCTTAGTTGTCCATATTCGATGGAGTGTGCTCTCCTTGGCAAACTTTCCTGTTTGTGAGGTTTCTGTTTCCAAAGCCAAAGAAAGTCCTCAGAGCAGCATGGGCTGTAGCAGGTCTGGTTTGTCCAGTGCTATGGCAGCCTAGTTTGTGTATGCCTTTGCATGCTTCTGTGAAGTAGTCTGAAATGCAGATGCATTGAAGCAGCGAGGCGAAAGGTGGAGAAGGAGTGCCCATTGGGGCGGCTCTTCTTCAGTGCCTCCAGGCTGTCGGCCACCTGTggggtgaccatataatttgttttccaaaccaggacacttttgagagtgctCTTATTAATTATGCCAGGATAACAGGTGTAAACTTCGACTGTCCTGGGAAAACCTGGATGTGGTCACTCTTGCCATGTGGTAATTTGGGCTCCTAAGTTTCTAGGTCTCTAAGCAGATTTTTCAAGAGGAAccagaaatttggatttttacatgaaattttctgattttaaatggtttctattttttaaaaaacactatgtGGGCCAAACTGGCAGTGCCAGTTTACAACCTCAGCTGTAGTGTACCTAACTAAAATTATGGGCATTAAGTATTGAGTTTTTGTAAAAGATTCTCTGCCATCCCCCGAAAGTGCTGTACATTTTTTTATCAGTTAGCTATTACTGCATAACAAGTCACCTCAAACttcatagcttaaaaaaaaacaagcaggggccggcccaatggcatagtggttaagttcacgggctctgattcagcagcccagggttcacaggtttggatcctggccacagacctagcactgctcatgaagccacactgcagcagcatcccacataaagtggaggaagaagattggcacagatgttatctcagggccagtcttcctcacaaaaaaaagaaaaaaaaaaccccaagcatTTAGTATTGCTCACAAGTCCATGGGGCAACTGGGTAGTTCTTTTGGTTTTGCTGGGCTCACTCAAGCATTTGTGGTCAGCTGTGGCTTAGGTGGTTAGCTCTGCTGATCTTGGCTGGACTTTCTCAAGTGTTTGGGATTTGGTTGGTCTAGGATGGCCTCAGATAGAACAGCTGAGCTTCGCTTGATATGGCCTCTCATCAAGCCCACGCTTGCTCACATGGTAGTGGTAGCTAGGGAGAGCAGATGCAAACCATGCCTCTTGAAACCTCAGCATGGAACTAGCACACCGACACTTCTGCCAAATTTTGTATTGGCCAAAGGATGTTATAAGGCCAACTCCAATTCAAGACTTGGGGAAACAGACTCCAGCTCTTGATAGGAAGAGCTGCAAAGCTGCCTTGTAAAGGGCATGGATACAGGGAGGGTAAAGAATTGGGAATATTATTGCAATCCACCTACTGTAATTagtattctcatttaaaaaaaaatatgtgctTTAATAATGGGACTGATAAAGATATCTTATTTTTCCCCAGATAAGCGAATCCAACTGTACATGAAAAGTCTGCTCTGTCTTACGAGCCCTCAAAAATGCATGCCTCCCATGCCAGGAGGCCTTGCTGTCATTCAGCAGGAGCTAGAAGTGCTAGGCTCTCAATATGCAAACATTGTGAATCTCAACAAACAAGTGTATGGACCATTTTACGCAAATATACTTCGAAAGCTGCTCTTCAGTGAGGAAGCCATGGGGAAAGCGGACACTTCGTCTTCTACTAAATAAAGAGCAACTGACATTGGATAAGAGATGGAAATTGAGCACTTCGGTACCCAGTCTGTTTCCATCGATGGCATTACAGATGCAGGACATCCTCAGTCCTTTCCATGGTGCAGTGTTAGCCTGAATCTGTGTAATCCAGTAATATTAGCATTGCAGAAGACACGCACAGCATATAGACCCTTTTCATGCATCATTTCCAAGTTCAAAAGAGACTTTTTAATGAACAGAAAGCAATTTGTAATTAATTATATTACCTATATAAtacttttaaatgtctttgtAAGCATTTATATCTGACTTATTCACTCAACCCTTAAGGATTTGTATTTCCTCACTTGTCACTAtcaaatttaatgatttttcattttggtaCAACTTCTCAAAGGATTGCAAGTTGTGAGAATAACCAAGGGGATTGATTTTCTGGGTAAGTGATGTGACGTGAGCATAACTGTATTTGAAATGTACAATTAAATTTTCTTAGTGTTGTAATAGAAACTTACATAGTAAGTCTTCAGCTTCCACAAACGTACCAAATCACATTTTATAATGCCAATTGTCAGTATTTGtttagaatttaaatttattacatacattttaaagccacataaaaattttagataaaatctCCCTTATTCGTCTagtgaaaatagaaacaaatcctttctaaaattttattttaaaggttggTTTCTCCTTGTAACTTACCCTGTTCTCTGAGAGAAACAGTTTTTGCACAAATCTCTTAGTGAATGtcctgcatttctcaggccaTTGGTAAGGTTTAtataagattttaatatttttacataaggCAGGAGTGGTTTGAATTGGTTTACTTGTAAGAAGAAGCGAAGTTAATAAAGCGAGATCCCCATTCTTAGTGAAGCTCACATCTGAAAAAGAAG contains the following coding sequences:
- the TCP11L2 gene encoding T-complex protein 11-like protein 2 isoform X2 produces the protein MAATRNLSNLTLAHEIAVNENFQLKQDALPENSLAGRVKHIVHQAFWDVLESELCAEPPEYEHAIKLFEEIREILLSFLTPGGNRLRNQICEVLDTDLIRQQAEHSAVDIQGLANYVISTMGKLCAPVRDDDIRELKATGNVVEVLRQIFHVLDLMKMDMVNFTIRSLRPHLQRQLVDYERTKFQEILEETPSALDQTTEWIKESVNEELLSLSETALSPGAENGSKPSLSPTLVLNNSYLKLLQWDYQKKELPETLMTDGARLQELTEKLNQLKVIACLSLITNNMVGAITEGLPELADRLKRISAVLLEGMSKETFNLKEVLNSIGVQTCVEVNKTLMERGLPTLNAEVQANLVGQFSSIEEEDNPVWSLIDKRIQLYMKSLLCLTSPQKCMPPMPGGLAVIQQELEVLGSQYANIVNLNKQVYGPFYANILRKLLFSEEAMGKADTSSSTK